ATGCGCTTTCCGAATTAGCGGGATCTTCACGTAAATAATCTTTCCCGCCTAACTCGTTGACGCTGCCACTTTTTTTCTGTGGCAGCGTCAGTGTTTTTCCTCCTTCCCTGCCTCATCCGTGATATTTCCTATTTTGTTATTCTGCGGCTCATCTCTGTTGTTCAAAACGATTCCATTGCGGTACTCTTAATTTACGGGCTGTGGAGTAACAGCTGTTTGGAGGAGCTATGGCAAAGTATCAGAATTTACTGGTAGCTATTGACCCAAATCAGGATGACCAACCAGCGCTGCGTCGGGCGGTTTATCTGGTTCAGCGACTTGGCGGCCATATTAAGGCATTTCTGCCGATTTATGATTTCTCTTATGAAATGACAACCCTACTTTCCCCCGATGAAAGGGTGGAGATGCGTCAAGGTGTTATTCAGCAACGGACCGAGTGGATTGAGGAGCAGTGTAAACACTATCTTGAGGCTGGCGTTTCGATTGAGATCAAAGTGGTCTGGCACAATAAGCCCTTTGAAGCCATCATTCGGGAAGTGATTTCCGGGCAACATGACCTGTTGTTGAAAATGGCCCATCAGCACGATCGGCTGGAAGCCGTTATCTTTACGCCAACAGACTGGCAGTTGCTGCGAAAATGTCCTTGCCCCGTGTGGATGGTAAAAGATCAGCCTTGGCCAGTCGAAGGCCGTGCGTTGGTTGCCGTCAATCTGGCCAGTGAAGACCCGTATCACGATCCGCTCAATATCAAACTGGTATCAGAAACGCTGGAACTGGCGCAGCAGGTTGACCAAACCGAGGTTCACTTGGTTGGTGCTTACCCGGTTACCCCCATCAATATCGCCATTGAATTGCCTGATTTCGATCCCAGCGTCTACAACGATGCGATTCGAGGGCAGCATTTGATTGCCATGAAATCGCTACGGCAGAAGTTCAGCCTGGATGAACGCGTGACGCACGTAGAAAAAGGGCTGCCAGAAGAAGTGATTCCCGATCTGGCGGAGCATTTGCAGGCGGGTGTCGTGGTCTTGGGGTCGTTGGGCAGAACCGGCCTTTCCGCTGCTTTTATCGGCAACACCGTCGAACATGTGATTGATCACCTGAAATGCGACCTGCTGGCGATCAAGCCCGATGATTTCGTTTCGCCGATTACGCAGGAAGATAGCGAAAACAGCTGATCGCTCATGGCATCACTTTCAACATCAGATAACGCCAGCCTTTGTGCTGGCATTATTTTTAGCAATATCATAGCGATAAGCAGCGATATAAAAAAGGGGCGATATTCGCCCCTTCCGTTTTCTACGCCTTACCACGCTTACAGCGCTTTCAGAATTGCCTCAACGCTGTCCTTGGCATCGCCAAACAGCATCTGCGTGTTCTCTTTAAAGAACAGTGGGTTCTGTACGCCAGCGTAGCCGGTATTCATGGAACGCTTGAACACGATAACATTTTGCGCTTTCCACACTTCCAGCACTGGCATACCCGCAATTGGGCTATGTGGATCTTCTTGTGCCGCTGGGTTAACCGTATCGTTCGCACCAATGACCAGCACGGTGTCGGTATCGGTGAAATCATCATTAATTTCATCCATTTCCAACACAATGTCGTAAGGCACTTTCGCTTCAGCCAACAGCACGTTCATATGTCCAGGTAAACGCCCTGCAACCGGGTGAATACCAAAGCGGACATTGATGCCACGTGCGCGCAGTTTTGCAGTGATGTCATGCACGGGGTATTGCGCCTGTGCGACAGCCATACCGTATCCCGGTGTGATGATGACCGAGGTTGAATTTTTGAGCAAATCAGCAACATCTTCCGCTGAAGCCTCACGATACTCGCCTACCTCTTCGCTTTCGCTGGAGGAAACACCGTCCGTACCAAAACCACCGGCAATCACGCTGATAAAGGAACGGTTCATCGCTTTACACATGATGTAAGACAGAATCGCACCAGAAGAACCCACCAACGCACCAGTCACGATCAGCAAGTCATTGCTCAGCATGAAACCTGCCGCTGCGGCCGCCCAACCGGAGTAGGAGTTCAGCATGGAAACGACAACCGGCATGTCCGCACCACCAATCGATGCAACCAAGTGCCAGCCAAACACCAGTGCAATCGCCGTCATCAGAATCAGCGCCAGTACCTGCAACGCCACGCTGCCGGTATTGACGAAAACCAACAGCAGCAGGAAGGATACAACCAGCGCCGCCAGATTCATTTTATGGCGATGAGGCAGCATCAATGGCTTGGAAGAAATATTGCCACGCAGTTTACCGAACGCGATAACCGAGCCCGTGAAGGTCACGGCACCGATGAAGATACCCAAAAAGACTTCCGTCAAATGGATATTCACCATCACCGGATCGGTAATTTCACCGTGATCGAGGAAGCTATTAAAGCCAACCAGCACCGCGGCCAACCCCACAAAGCTGTGAAGAATCGCGACCAGTTCTGGCATTTCGGTCATTTCAACCTTACGCGCCAGATAAATACCGATTGACCCACCGATCGCCATTGCCACGATGATCCAACCCACGTTACCAGAGTCAGGCCCCAGAATCGTCGCGATCAGCGCAAGCGCCATCCCGCTGATCCCAAAGATGTTCCCTTGCTGCGACGTTTCGTGCTTGGACAATCCAGCCAAACTGAAAATAAAGAGAATTGCGGCAACAATGTATGCAGCAGTTACTAATCCACCAGACATGTGTTACCCCTTAGTTTTTACGGAACATTTTCAGCATGCGCTGAGTCACGGTGAAACCACCGAAAATATTGATGCTGGCAATCAATACGGCAATGAATGAGAAGAATGACACCCACCCGCCGTGACCGATTTGCAACAATGCTCCGACAACGATAATGCCTGATATCGCGTTAGTGACTGACATCAATGGCGTGTGCAATGCGTGGCTGACATTCCAGACCACGTAATAGCCCACCACGCAGGACAGCGCAAAAACGGTAAAGTGAGACAAGAATTCTTTTGGCGCCACATCGGCCAACCAACCAAACAGCAGGATGGCGATCACGAGGAACGCGTATTTCTTCCACGGCGAGGTCGATTTGGCTTCAGCCTTCACAGGTGCAGCGGCCGGTTTTGCCTGCTGTGGCTGCGCTGAAACCTGAATTGGCGGCGCTGGCCAGGTAATTTCACCTTCTTTAATAACGGTCACACCGCGAATTACGGTGTCGTCAAAATCGACATCGATTTCACCGTTTTTCTCTTTGCAGAGTAATTTCAGCAGGTTAACCAGATTGGTGCCGTAAAGCTGTGAGGATTGTGTCGGCAGACGGCTGGGTAAATCGGTATAACCGATAATTTTGACGCCGTTTTCTGTCACGGTAACGCGGTCAGCAACGGTTAATTCGCAGTTTCCGCCCGTTTGCGCGGCTAAATCGACGATCACACTGCCGGGCTTCATGCTCAGCACCATCTCTTTGGTGATCAAGCGTGGCGCCGGTTTCCCGGGGATCAGTGCGGTAGTGACGATAATGTCGACTTCTTTCGCCTGTGCAGCAAACAGTTCCATTTCGGCTTTGATAAAGGCTTCAGACATGACTTTAGCATAGCCATCACCGCTGCCCGCTTCTTCTTCAAAGTCGAGTTCGAGGAACTCGGCACCCATGCTCTTAACCTGTTCTTTTACTTCAGGCCGGGTGTCAAAAGCACGAACGATAGCACCCAGGCTACCTGCTGCGCCGATCGCGGCCAAACCGGCCACACCTGCACCGATAATCATGACCTTGGCAGGCGGAACTTTACCCGCAGCGGTAATCTGTCCAGTAAAGAAACGGCCAAATTCGTGGGCAGCTTCAACAATGGCGCGATAGCCCGCAATGTTGGCCATCGAACTGAGTGCATCCAGTGACTGCGCGCGCGAAATACGCGGCACAGAATCCATTGCCATCACCGTCACTTGACGGGCAGCCAGTTTTTCCAGCAGTGCCGGGTTTTGCGCCGGCCAAATGAAACTGACAACTGAACTGCCCGCACGGGTCAGTTCGATTTCATCATCCTGGGGTGCATTCACCTTCAGGACAATATCGGATTGCCAGACTTCTGAACTGTCAACAATCGACGCACCGGCTTCTTCGTATGCCGCATCGTCAAAACTTGCCAGTTTTCCTGCCTCACGTTCTATCGAGACCGTAAAACCCAGTTTCAGCAGCTGTTCAACCGTTTTCGGCGTAGCTGCTACACGGGCTTCATTGGCCAACCGCTCTCTTGGTACACCAATACGCATGCTGATACCCTTTTCGCTTATTTTTAACGAAGGTTATTATTCTCACCCTACTCTGTTATACGAATTCGCTGAGACCTGCTGCACCCTGTATCCCCGCATTCACGCGGCAGGAAGAGGGTCTACTCATCTTCTGCCACACGCTTTTTTGGGGCGTCTCACTGTAGGCGAATTCATTTATAACGTACTGAAAATGTGATCGATGATCCATAAATAAAATGAATTTCACAGAAAAGCCGAGTTATCACAGGTTCTGCCAGCCTTTCTTGGTCGAAAATCATGCTCTTCTCTGCCTTTTGTAGCATTATTATAGAAGTATTTTTCTGTGCTGTTTCACAAAAACGATGTGTTACAAGGTTGTTAATGTGATAAATCACATAAATATCCCTTATGATGGTAAAACAATCATTAACCGTTATTATTAGCACTTTTCTTGTTCTTAACCGAAGCGTCACGGCTTTTCCGCCCCATTGAAAATGCTAAAGCACAAGAATTTATTCCGTGCGATAATCAGCCTCATTCCGTTACAGGTTGATTGCTATACCTTAAATAATTCGAATGCAGGAAGGCGAAAGGATTTTTTATGAAGCTGAAGACTACTGTTATTGCATCCACATTATTGTTATCACTCTCTGCATTTTCAGCGCAGGCGGCACAGGAACTAACACCTGAGCAGGCAGAATCCCTGCAACCCTTTGAGCGGATTACGTTTAAAGGACGTTTTAACGCAATCGGTGAAGCGGTAGCCGCAGCATCAAAACGCGCGGACAAGGCGGGCGCGGCGTCGTTTTATGTGCAATCCATGACGGATGCTAATTCAAACGATTCCTGGAATGTTACTGTCGATCTGTATCGTAAAGATGCAGCCAAAGCGAAACAAGATGTGCAATATCGCACCATCTACGGCGTGAAAGAACTGCCAAAAGATGCGGCTTATGTGCTGGAGCCTTATGATACGGTAACGGTGAGCGGTTTATTCAGCACTCAACCCGATCTGATCGAGGCGATAGCCAAAGCGGCAAAAGAGAAAAATGCCGATTCGTTTTACATCGTACGTCAGATTGATGTGAACTCGAATAGCGCTAACCAAAGAGCTACGGCATTTATTTATAAAGCCGATGCACCAAAACGCCAGCTTCAGAAACCTGATGCGATCCCTGCCGATTCTGACGCGGGTCGTGCAGCGCTGGCTGCCGGTGGTGCAGAAGCCGCTAAGGTAGAAATTCCAGGGGTAGCTTACTCCGATAGCCCCAGCCGCAGTGTGGGTAACTTCTTTGAAACGCAGTCATCGAAAGGTGGGCGTTACACGGTAACGTTGTCTGATGGCACGCAAATTCAGGAACTTAACAATGCTACGGCGGCACAGATGGTGCCTTTCGACTCTATTCAGTTCCGCGGTAACTATACCAACATGACCCAAATTTCCGAAGCCGTTGCTAAACGCGCAGGCGAAAAAGGCGCTAAGTACTACCACATCACCAGGCAGTGGGAAGGTAAAGGTAACAATCTTACGATTAGCGCCGATCTCTATAAATAACGGACGCCGTGTAGCCACTAAACCTTATAAAAAACCCGCGATATCGCGGGTTTTTGCTATCAGTAATCAATACGACAGATTACTTGCTGGTATCCAGTTCTGGGAAATTTTTCACCAGATCGTCAATCGCTTTGATCTGTTGTAGGAACGGTTCTAGTTTATCCAGCGGCAGCGCGGATGGACCATCACACTTCGCATTAGCAGGATCGGGGTGAGCTTCAATAAACAGCCCCGCCAAACCTACTGCCATCCCAGCACGCGCCAGTTCAGTCACCTGCCCACGGCGACCACCGGATGCTGCACCAAACGGGTCACGGCACTGTAACGCATGCGTAACGTCAAAAATGACCGGCGCACCATGAGAAGCCTGTTTCATGACATTGAAGCCCAGCATATCGACAACCAGATTGTCGTAACCGAAGTTGCTACCACGATCGCACAGAATTACCTGATCGTTACCGCCTTCGATGAATTTATCGACGATATTACCCATTTGACCCGGGCTGACGAACTGCGGTTTTTTCACATTGATCACTGCGCCGGTTTTTGCCATCGCTTCTACCAGATCGGTTTGGCGTGCTAAAAACGCAGGTAACTGGATCACATCAACCACATCAGCAACAGGCTGCGCCTGATGCGATTCATGCACGTCAGTAATAATTTTTACACCAAAGGTCTGCTTCAGTTCCTGGAAGATCTTCATTCCTTCTTCCAGACCAGGACCACGGTAAGAGTGAATTGAGGAGCGGTTAGCCTTATCGAATGACGCCTTGAACACGTAAGGAATACCCAACTTCTGCGTGACCGTGACGTAATGTTCACAAATGCGCATCGCCAGATCGCGTGATTCAAGAACATTCATGCCGCCAAACAGCACAAAAGGCAGATCGTTGGCAACGGGGATATCCCCTATCTTGACCACTTTATTCGTCATACTTTTACCTTCATGTCGGGAAATAAATTAACGCTGCATTACTGCAAAACGGTTTCTTAATGTAAGACTGTTTTTTTAATGCAAGACAATCTGTTTCTGCTCTATCGAGTGAATCTGTACTTTTATCATTTCACTCACCGGATCTTCCGGGCACTGTTCAACGAAATAGTTAAGGTCGGACAGCGCAATGTGGTCGCAATCCAACTGCGCATAAATCAGACCGCGATCGCGAATCTCATACGGATCATCTGGGTCAAATTGCAACACCGCTTCGCTGGCTCGCAACGCCAATTCCATCTGTTTTTCTTCCATCAGCGCAACTTTCAACGTATCGAGCATTTTACGCACGATCATGACATTTTCCGCTTCATCCAGATCTTCATCCAGCAAACGGGTTGACGGGCCGATGTTACCTTTCAGCCACACTTCCAGCACATGCTCACTCAGCGTATCGCCATTGAGCGGGTTGATCAGCCACATCTCTTCGTCGAGCCAGTCGGCACGTAAAATCAGCTGAGTCGGGAAAATCACTGGCATCAACGGCAGGCCGAGTTCGTTTGCGATATGCAGGAAGATGATGCCAAGTGACACGGGCATACCCTGACGAGATTCCAGCACCTGATCCAGCCATAGCGCATCAGACAGGCGATAAACGCCGCCAGCGCCGCCAAATCCCCACGTGTGATAAAACAGCTCAATCAGTTTTTCAAGCTGAAGATCTTGCTCAAGGTCGTCAGGAATAACCGCCCGGGCGTTCTCAACCAGCTGTTGCAGATTTTGCCGCACATCCTGAGCGGGAAAGTCGCGGCGAATCGCCTGTGAAACCAACACGACACCATCACTTAGCAGTGACTGGTTGAATTCAAAATCAGCAATAGCACTCATAATTATTCCATCAGCAACGGTGACTGAGTCAGTGCCAGCAGCACGACCACACCAAAGCATATTAAAGCAGATACAAACGCCAGCCAGCGAACACTCTGGCTACGGGGGCGTTTCCCCAAGGCGATAGCGCCAAGAAGGATATAAATGATAACGCCAAACAGTTTTTCCGTCAGCCAGCTTTGCTCAGGCGTAAACGGATAGGTGTGGCTCTGAATGATTAAACCAATACCGCTGATCAATAACAAGGTATCGTTAATATGCGGCAGAATTTTAACCCAGCGCTGTTGCAGCAGGGACGATTGCCGACACAGCCAGAAAAAACGGACGACAAACAGAGAAATGCTGATGCCAACCGTTGCCAGATGCAGATATATCGTGGCTGGGTAAAGAGTTATCACGTCCATTGCTCCTAATAATTGATGGTATCCAACCAGCGCCCTAACGACACGCGATCATTGCCACCATAATCCTGACAAGTTTCTATTTGTGTAAATCCTCGCGCCTGCAATAGCTGGCGCACCGCGTCACCCTGCTGCCAGCCATGTTCCAACAGCAGCCAGCCACCAACGTCTAAATAGTGTGGCGCGGATTCAATAATGGTGTGTAAATCTGCCAACCCGTTGTCAGCAGCAATCAGTGCGCTGGCAGGTTCAAAGCGAACATCTCCCAGTGAGAGATGCACATCATCGGCATCGATATACGGTGGATTACTGACGATAAGTGCAAAACGCATGTGATCGAGCGGTGAATACCAGCTTCCAGATAAGAAATGGGCATTGTCGAGCCCCAATTGCTGCGCGTTTTTTGTCGCTAACGCAACGGCATCGGGTTGAACATCAACGCCAGTCACCCGGCAATCACGCCGTTCACTCGCCAGCGCCAGCGCGATCGCACCGGTTCCGGTGCCTAAATCCAGCACATCACACGGCGTTTGAGGCAGGCGTAACAACGCTTGTTCGACTAGGCATTCGGTATCAGGGCGAGGAATCAGCGTGGCAGGCGAGACGGCCAGCGGCAACGACCAAAATTCTCGCACGCCGATCAAATAGGCGATCGGTTCACCCTGTTCACGGCGCGCCAGCAGTTCAGTTAACTGCTGCTGTTCAGCGGCGCTTAGCGTAGTTTCACCAAACGCCAACACGAATGTACGAGACTTGCCAGTTACAAAACCCAGCAGAATTTCCGCATCTCGCTTCGGGCTTTCTCCCGCTGCGAGTTGCGCCGTCGCAGAGACTAACCAATCCTGATACGTCATTATTCCTGCTCGGACAACGCAGCAAGCTGATCGGCTTGATATTCCTGCACGACCGGTTGAATCAACGTATCCAGTTTCCCTTCCATCACTTCATCCAAACGGTAAAGCGTCAGGTTAATACGGTGATCGGTCACCCTTCCCTGCGGGAAGTTGTAAGTACGGATACGGTCGGAACGGTCGCCGCTGCCGAGCAGGTTACGGCGCGTTGACGCTTCTTCCAACTGCCGTTTTTGCACTTCAGCTGCACGGATACGCGCACCCAACACCGACAGCGCTTTAGCTTTGTTTTTGTGCTGTGAACGCTCGTCCTGACACTCCACGACAATACCGGTTGGCAAGTGGATAATACGGATGGCGGAATCGGTGGTGTTAACGTGCTGACCGCCTGCGCCAGAGGAGCGGAAAGTATCGATGCGTAAATCAGCAGGGTTGATATCTGGCATCTCCGCTTCCGGCACTTCCGCCATGACGGCGACGGTACAAGCTGACGTATGAATACGCCCCTGAGATTCAGTAGCAGGAACGCGCTGCACGCGATGGCCGCCAGATTCAAACTTAAGCTGGCCGTACACACCGTCACCAGCGATTTTGGCAATGACTTCTTTATAGCCGCCATGTTCACCCTCGCTGGCGCTCACCACCTCAACGCGCCAGCGGCGTGACTCGGCATAACGGCTGTACATACGGAACAGGTCGCCTGCAAAGATCGCGGCTTCATCACCACCGGTTCCCGCGCGCACTTCAAGAAAACAGCCACGTTCATCGTCAGGATCTTTCGGCAACAATAGGACTTGAAGCTGCTGCTCCAGAGCTTCAATCGTCGCTTTACCCTCTTTCAGTTCTTCCTGCGCCATATCGCGCATTTCGGGATCGTCCAACATCATTTCTGCGGTCTGCTGATCCTCTTGCGCCTGCTGCCATTGCTGGAAACAGCGGGTAATGTCCGTAAGCTGCGCATATTCTCGCGACAACGCGCGAAAGCGATCCATATCAGCGATGACGCTGGGCTCACCGAGTAACGCCTGGACTTCTTCATGGCGTTCTTGTAACGCTTCCAGTTTAGCTACAATAGAAGGCTTCATGCGGGCGGTTAAATCCTGTAATAGAGATGAATGCTAGTCCAGCCCAAGGCTGTCACGTAAAATTTGTAATCGGTTTTGGTCGCCGTCACGAGCGGCTTGCTGAAGGGATTTGGTCGGCGCGTGAATCAGACGGTTGGTTAAACGGTGTGTCAATTCTTGAATCACCGCTTCAACGTCATTGCCTTGTTGGATGGCAGCCAACGCCTTAGCAGTCATTTCCGCACGCAGCTCGTCGGCTTGAGCGCGATAATCGCGGATCGTTTCCACCGCTGACTGCGCACGCAGCCACGCCATGAAATCGGCACTTTCTTGCTGCACGATGGATTCAGCCTGTACCGCCGCCGCCTTGCGCTGCGCGAGATTATTCTGAATGATCGCGTGCAGATCGTCCACGCTGTAGAGATAAACGTTCGGCAGTTTGCCGACTTCCGGCTCAATATCACGTGGAACCGCAATATCCACCATCAGCATTGGCTGATTCCGTCTCGCTTTCAGCGTCCGTTCCATCATTCCTTTTCCGATAATCGGCAACGTACTTGCCGTTGAGCTGATCACGATATCGGCATGAACGAGTTGTTCATCCAATTCTGCCAGCGTGATGACCTCAGCCCCCACTTCCGTTGCCAGCGCTTGTGCGCGTTCCCGGGTGCGGTTCGCAATCACCATCTTTTGTACGTTGTGC
The window above is part of the Pectobacterium araliae genome. Proteins encoded here:
- the prfA gene encoding peptide chain release factor 1, which encodes MKPSIVAKLEALQERHEEVQALLGEPSVIADMDRFRALSREYAQLTDITRCFQQWQQAQEDQQTAEMMLDDPEMRDMAQEELKEGKATIEALEQQLQVLLLPKDPDDERGCFLEVRAGTGGDEAAIFAGDLFRMYSRYAESRRWRVEVVSASEGEHGGYKEVIAKIAGDGVYGQLKFESGGHRVQRVPATESQGRIHTSACTVAVMAEVPEAEMPDINPADLRIDTFRSSGAGGQHVNTTDSAIRIIHLPTGIVVECQDERSQHKNKAKALSVLGARIRAAEVQKRQLEEASTRRNLLGSGDRSDRIRTYNFPQGRVTDHRINLTLYRLDEVMEGKLDTLIQPVVQEYQADQLAALSEQE
- the ydgH gene encoding DUF1471 family protein YdgH, producing the protein MKLKTTVIASTLLLSLSAFSAQAAQELTPEQAESLQPFERITFKGRFNAIGEAVAAASKRADKAGAASFYVQSMTDANSNDSWNVTVDLYRKDAAKAKQDVQYRTIYGVKELPKDAAYVLEPYDTVTVSGLFSTQPDLIEAIAKAAKEKNADSFYIVRQIDVNSNSANQRATAFIYKADAPKRQLQKPDAIPADSDAGRAALAAGGAEAAKVEIPGVAYSDSPSRSVGNFFETQSSKGGRYTVTLSDGTQIQELNNATAAQMVPFDSIQFRGNYTNMTQISEAVAKRAGEKGAKYYHITRQWEGKGNNLTISADLYK
- the pntA gene encoding Re/Si-specific NAD(P)(+) transhydrogenase subunit alpha, which produces MRIGVPRERLANEARVAATPKTVEQLLKLGFTVSIEREAGKLASFDDAAYEEAGASIVDSSEVWQSDIVLKVNAPQDDEIELTRAGSSVVSFIWPAQNPALLEKLAARQVTVMAMDSVPRISRAQSLDALSSMANIAGYRAIVEAAHEFGRFFTGQITAAGKVPPAKVMIIGAGVAGLAAIGAAGSLGAIVRAFDTRPEVKEQVKSMGAEFLELDFEEEAGSGDGYAKVMSEAFIKAEMELFAAQAKEVDIIVTTALIPGKPAPRLITKEMVLSMKPGSVIVDLAAQTGGNCELTVADRVTVTENGVKIIGYTDLPSRLPTQSSQLYGTNLVNLLKLLCKEKNGEIDVDFDDTVIRGVTVIKEGEITWPAPPIQVSAQPQQAKPAAAPVKAEAKSTSPWKKYAFLVIAILLFGWLADVAPKEFLSHFTVFALSCVVGYYVVWNVSHALHTPLMSVTNAISGIIVVGALLQIGHGGWVSFFSFIAVLIASINIFGGFTVTQRMLKMFRKN
- the sirB1 gene encoding invasion regulator SirB1; the encoded protein is MSAIADFEFNQSLLSDGVVLVSQAIRRDFPAQDVRQNLQQLVENARAVIPDDLEQDLQLEKLIELFYHTWGFGGAGGVYRLSDALWLDQVLESRQGMPVSLGIIFLHIANELGLPLMPVIFPTQLILRADWLDEEMWLINPLNGDTLSEHVLEVWLKGNIGPSTRLLDEDLDEAENVMIVRKMLDTLKVALMEEKQMELALRASEAVLQFDPDDPYEIRDRGLIYAQLDCDHIALSDLNYFVEQCPEDPVSEMIKVQIHSIEQKQIVLH
- the prmC gene encoding peptide chain release factor N(5)-glutamine methyltransferase; protein product: MTYQDWLVSATAQLAAGESPKRDAEILLGFVTGKSRTFVLAFGETTLSAAEQQQLTELLARREQGEPIAYLIGVREFWSLPLAVSPATLIPRPDTECLVEQALLRLPQTPCDVLDLGTGTGAIALALASERRDCRVTGVDVQPDAVALATKNAQQLGLDNAHFLSGSWYSPLDHMRFALIVSNPPYIDADDVHLSLGDVRFEPASALIAADNGLADLHTIIESAPHYLDVGGWLLLEHGWQQGDAVRQLLQARGFTQIETCQDYGGNDRVSLGRWLDTINY
- the hemA gene encoding glutamyl-tRNA reductase codes for the protein MTLLALGINHKTAPVSLRERVVFSSDKLGVALDSLLQQPLVQGGVVLSTCNRTELYLSVDEQENQREQLIRWLCEYHQLRPEEVNDSLYWHQGNAAVSHLMRVASGLDSLVLGEPQILGQVKKAFAESQRGHSLSSELERLFQKSFTVAKRVRTETDIGASAVSVAFAACTLARQIFESLADVTVLLVGAGETIELVARYLREHNVQKMVIANRTRERAQALATEVGAEVITLAELDEQLVHADIVISSTASTLPIIGKGMMERTLKARRNQPMLMVDIAVPRDIEPEVGKLPNVYLYSVDDLHAIIQNNLAQRKAAAVQAESIVQQESADFMAWLRAQSAVETIRDYRAQADELRAEMTAKALAAIQQGNDVEAVIQELTHRLTNRLIHAPTKSLQQAARDGDQNRLQILRDSLGLD
- a CDS encoding SirB2 family protein; translation: MDVITLYPATIYLHLATVGISISLFVVRFFWLCRQSSLLQQRWVKILPHINDTLLLISGIGLIIQSHTYPFTPEQSWLTEKLFGVIIYILLGAIALGKRPRSQSVRWLAFVSALICFGVVVLLALTQSPLLME
- the pntB gene encoding Re/Si-specific NAD(P)(+) transhydrogenase subunit beta, which codes for MSGGLVTAAYIVAAILFIFSLAGLSKHETSQQGNIFGISGMALALIATILGPDSGNVGWIIVAMAIGGSIGIYLARKVEMTEMPELVAILHSFVGLAAVLVGFNSFLDHGEITDPVMVNIHLTEVFLGIFIGAVTFTGSVIAFGKLRGNISSKPLMLPHRHKMNLAALVVSFLLLLVFVNTGSVALQVLALILMTAIALVFGWHLVASIGGADMPVVVSMLNSYSGWAAAAAGFMLSNDLLIVTGALVGSSGAILSYIMCKAMNRSFISVIAGGFGTDGVSSSESEEVGEYREASAEDVADLLKNSTSVIITPGYGMAVAQAQYPVHDITAKLRARGINVRFGIHPVAGRLPGHMNVLLAEAKVPYDIVLEMDEINDDFTDTDTVLVIGANDTVNPAAQEDPHSPIAGMPVLEVWKAQNVIVFKRSMNTGYAGVQNPLFFKENTQMLFGDAKDSVEAILKAL
- the uspE gene encoding universal stress protein UspE, translated to MAKYQNLLVAIDPNQDDQPALRRAVYLVQRLGGHIKAFLPIYDFSYEMTTLLSPDERVEMRQGVIQQRTEWIEEQCKHYLEAGVSIEIKVVWHNKPFEAIIREVISGQHDLLLKMAHQHDRLEAVIFTPTDWQLLRKCPCPVWMVKDQPWPVEGRALVAVNLASEDPYHDPLNIKLVSETLELAQQVDQTEVHLVGAYPVTPINIAIELPDFDPSVYNDAIRGQHLIAMKSLRQKFSLDERVTHVEKGLPEEVIPDLAEHLQAGVVVLGSLGRTGLSAAFIGNTVEHVIDHLKCDLLAIKPDDFVSPITQEDSENS
- the kdsA gene encoding 3-deoxy-8-phosphooctulonate synthase, producing MTNKVVKIGDIPVANDLPFVLFGGMNVLESRDLAMRICEHYVTVTQKLGIPYVFKASFDKANRSSIHSYRGPGLEEGMKIFQELKQTFGVKIITDVHESHQAQPVADVVDVIQLPAFLARQTDLVEAMAKTGAVINVKKPQFVSPGQMGNIVDKFIEGGNDQVILCDRGSNFGYDNLVVDMLGFNVMKQASHGAPVIFDVTHALQCRDPFGAASGGRRGQVTELARAGMAVGLAGLFIEAHPDPANAKCDGPSALPLDKLEPFLQQIKAIDDLVKNFPELDTSK